In Zingiber officinale cultivar Zhangliang chromosome 1A, Zo_v1.1, whole genome shotgun sequence, a genomic segment contains:
- the LOC122000561 gene encoding transcription factor bHLH35-like, whose protein sequence is MDDMNAEYDFYWETKRFVDFEELESWGLEEAVSAGYYGSSSPDGVSSPTPAREPPPATAPPPAKTIAMERNRRKKLDDKLYALRSIVPKITKMNKASIIKDAIDYIVQLQEEERQMEAEISELESKLKQELTSVDDVAQYDNLRLVHRKKKRTASALVSPNSPPIQVVDLKVTEVGEKTMVISITCNKKRDTMIKLCDLFESFNIKVITANITCVAGSLLHTLFIQSDEMGSAQLKDKIETAITRIDGSWSTTSSSSY, encoded by the exons ATGGACGACATGAATGCCGAGTACGACTTCTACTGGGAAACTAAGCGCTTCGTGGACTTCGAAGAGCTGGAGAG CTGGGGACTTGAGGAGGCCGTGTCCGCTGGCTACTATGGTTCTAGTTCCCCTGATGGTGTCTCTTCGCCGACGCCGGCCAGGGAGCCGCCGCCGGCCACGGCGCCACCGCCGGCCAAGACCATTGCCATGGAGAGGAATCGCCGGAAGAAGCTGGACGATAAACTTTACGCGCTGCGAAGCATCGTCCCCAAAATCACCAAG ATGAACAAGGCGTCCATCATAAAGGACGCGATAGATTACATTGTTCAgcttcaagaagaagaaaggcagaTGGAAGCAGAGATATCGGAGCTTGAATCAAAACTCAAACAAGAGTTAACTTCGGTTGACGACGTTGCGCAATACGATAATCTGCGCCTCGTgcatagaaagaagaaaagaactgCGTCTGCTCTAGTTTCACCCAACTCGCCGCCGATCCAAGTTGTGGAT CTTAAAGTGACTGAAGTTGGGGAGAAAACCATGGTCATAAGCATCACCTGCAACAAGAAGAGAGACACCATGATCAAGCTGTGCGATCTATTCGAGTCTTTCAACATCAAGGTCATCACAGCCAACATCACCTGCGTTGCCGGCAGCCTCTTGCATACTCTGTTCATTCAG AGTGACGAAATGGGGAGTGCTCAACTGAAGGACAAGATTGAGACTGCAATTACAAGAATTGATGGCTCATGGAGTACAACGAGTTCCTCGAGTTATTAA